One part of the Mauremys mutica isolate MM-2020 ecotype Southern chromosome 21, ASM2049712v1, whole genome shotgun sequence genome encodes these proteins:
- the PLEKHG5 gene encoding pleckstrin homology domain-containing family G member 5 isoform X2 — MNSVLTKCGSPPRSWLNRRLGMNDRALTEDKVLCCQNPNCIDKRRALKVCHHAECQQLNHNNPLNLCEACDRKLHGTMHFDGHIRFDLPPQGSILARNVSTRSCPPRTSPASDVEEEDEGLVDGKGDKKSSALKLPKKKARRRHTDDPSKECFTLKFDLNVDIETEIVPAMKKKSLGEVLLPVFERKGIELAKVDIYLDQSNTPLSLSFEAYRFGGHYLRVKAKPGDELKVEQAVKDFKSLSLPIIRSSGSASTFLFTPAGERLDQSPFRRESMDVLAPGRKRKNMNEFLGDSSIPGQDPLQHFSCSLPSNGIDTWKNRAASRFSGFFGSGASTGPFGREMDKVEQLESKLHSYSIFGLPKLPPQLRFDQDSWEEEEDDTSLCLEDSWQEITEGPEALTRRQCHQQEAVWELLHTEATYIRKLKVITDLFLCCLLNLQESGLLCEVEAERLFSNIQEIIQLHRALWSGVMAPILEKARKTKALLDPVDFLKGFKMFGSLFKPYIQYCMEEEGCMEYMRTLLRDNELFRLYVTWAEKHKQCNRLKLSDMLVKPHQRLTKYPLLLKSVLKKTDDPCTRDAIITMINSVERFINHVNSRMRQRQEQQRLVAILSRIDSYEVVDSSTEEVDKLLKEFLRLDLTAPIPGTSPEDTRQLLLEGSLKMKEGKDSKMDVYCFLFTDLFLITKPVKKAERTKVIRQPLLVDKIICRELKDPGSFLLIYLNELRSAVGAYTFQASGQSLCRGWIEALYNAQNLLQRLRLQERQRSQRQHLQSLEEGEDGESGASAASSPTILRRSRNSLDSQQCPSDGSTETISVVVVDASEELSFPDLEVGPFSSQSDETSISTTASSITPTRELLDGGGELAETRPTPSSNCLTLDSSGCRSASIDSAYGTLSPTSIQEFAEAQQLEPGAEDGGPLHAQRAPSPKLRRRTPVQLLPCKVKALKSKSEASLLQLIPASPPLAQSKSLCNLFTAPGQATFLAGPSQGLAQREVPAGFQRTSRAGARSGEAQSDCSSLGLSICSSSSGGSSSELSEPEELVCATGFAYPAESNVPSPAAPGQEAPQAGPEGASAPCRAPSTAVTECCQELPLAHRTLSDPQAAQHRKLTLAQLYRIRTTLLLNSTLTASEV, encoded by the exons GTATGTCACCACGCCGAGTGCCAGCAGCTGAACCACAACAATCCCTTGAACCTGTGTGAGGCCTGTGACCGCAAGTTACACGGCACCATGCACTTCGACGGGCACATCCGCTTCGACCTGCCCCCCCAAG GTTCCATTCTGGCCCGGAACGTATCCACGCGGTCATGCCCCCCACGCACCAGCCCTGCCTCCGACGTGGAGGAGGAGGACGAAGGGCTAGTGGATGGGAAAGG GGACAAGAAGAGCTCGGCGCTGAAGCTCCCCAAGAAGAAAGCCCGGCGCAGACACACGGAT gATCCCAGTAAAGAGTGTTTCACCCTGAAGTTCGATTTGAACGTGGACATAGAAACAGAGATCGTCCCGGCCATGAAGAAGAAATCCCTGGG GGAGGTGCTGCTGCCGGTGTTCGAGAGGAAAGGCATTGAGCTGGCGAAGGTGGATATTTATCTGGATCAGTCCAACACGCCTCTGTCGCTCAGCTTTGAGGCGTACCGCTTCGGGGGACACTACCTGAGAGTGAAAG CCAAACCCGGCGATGAGCTCAAGGTGGAGCAGGCCGTGAAAGACTTCAAATCGCTGAGTCTGCCCATCATCCGCTCCTCAGGCTCCGCCTCCACCTTCCTCTTCACCCCCGCCGGGGAGAGACTGGACCAGTCGCCCTTCCGCCGGGAGAGCATGGACGTCCTG GCCCCGGGGCGGAAGCGGAAGAACATGAACGAGTTTCTGGGTGATTCCAGCATCCCGGGCCAGGACCCCCTGCAGCACTTCAGCTGCTCCTTGCCCAGCAACGGCATCGATACGTGGAAAAATAGAGCCGCCAGTCGCTTCAGTGGCTTCTTTGGCTCCGGCGCGAGCACCGGCCCCTTCGGACGG GAGATGGATAAGGTGGAGCAGCTGGAGAGCAAGCTGCACAGCTACAGCATCTTCGGCCTCCCGAagctccccccgcagctccgctttgaccaggactcctgggaggaagaggaggatgacaCCAGCCTGTGCCTGGAAGACAGCTGGCAGGAGATCACCGAGGGCCCGGAG GCCCTGACGCGCCGGCAGTGCCACCAGCAGGAGGCCGTCTGGGAGCTGCTGCACACAGAAGCCACCTACATCCGGAAGCTGAAAGTGATCACAGAC CTCTTCCTCTGCTGCCTGCTGAacctgcaggagtcagggctgctgTGTGAG GTGGAAGCCGAGCGTCTGTTCAGCAACATCCAGGAGATTATCCAGCTGCACCGGGCCCTGTGGAGCGGCGTCATGGCCCCCATCCTGGAGAAGGCCAGGAAGACCAAGGCGCTGCTGGACCCCGTGGACTTCCTAAAGGGATTCAAAATG TTTGGCTCCCTCTTCAAGCCCTACATCCAGTACTGCATGGAGGAGGAGGGCTGCATGGAGTACATGCGCACGCTGCTGCGGGACAACGAGCTCTTCCGGCTCTACGTGACG TGGGCAGAGAAGCACAAGCAGTGCAACCGCCTGAAGCTCAGCGACATGCTGGTGAAGCCGCACCAGCGCCTCACCAAGTACCCGCTGCTGCTCAAGTCGGTGCTGAAGAAAACGGACGACCCTTGCACCCGGGACGCCATCATCACCATG ATCAATTCCGTGGAGCGGTTTATCAACCACGTGAACTCGCGGATGCGCCAGCGGCAggagcagcagaggctggtggcCATCCTCAGCCGGATTGACTCCTACGAGGTGGTGGACAGCAGCACGGAGGAGGTGGATAAG CTCCTGAAGGAGTTCCTGCGCCTGGACCTGACGGCCCCCATCCCGGGCACCTCCCCTGAGGACACGCGGCAGCTCCTCCTGGAGGGGAGCTTGAAAATGAAGGAAGGTAAAGACAGCAAG ATGGACGTTTACTGCTTCCTCTTCACGGACCTGTTCCTCATCACCAAGCCGGTGAAGAAGGCTGAGCGCACCAAGGTCATCCGGCAGCCGCTGCTCGTGGACAAGATCATCTGCCGGGAGCTCAAGGACCCCG GCTCCTTCCTCCTGATCTATCTCAACGAGCTGCGCAGCGCCGTGGGAGCCTACACCTTCCAGGCCAGCGGGCAGTCCCTGTGCCGCGGCTGGATCGAGGCACTGTACAATGCACAG AACCTCCTGCAGCGGCTGCGTCTCCAGGAGCGGCAGCGTAGCCAGCGGCAGCatctgcagagcctggaggagggagaggacGGGGAGAGCGGGGCCTCGGCAGCCAGCTCACCCACCATCCTGCGCAGGAGCAGGAACAGCCTGGACTCCCAGCAAtg CCCCTCCGACGGTTCCACGGAGACCAtctcggtggtggtggtggatgcCAGCGAGGAGCTCTCCTTCCCGGACTTGGAAGTGGGGCCGTTCAGCTCACAGTCGGACGAGACCTCCATCAGCACCACTGCTTCGTCCATCACCCCAACCCGGGAGCTGCTGGACGGGGGCGGGGAGCTTGCAGAGAcacgccccacccccagctccaattGCCTGACGCTGGATTCCAGCGGCTGCAGGTCAGCGTCCATTGACAGCGCCTACggcaccctctcccccacctccatccaGGAGTTTGCTGAggcgcagcagctggagccaggggcggAGGATGGGGGACCCCTGCATGCGCAGCGCGCCCCCTCGCCCAAGCTGCGCCGCAGGACGCCCGTGCAGCTCCTGCCCTGCAAGGTGAAAGCGCTCAAGTCCAAGTCGGAGGCCAGCCTGCTGCAGCTGATCCCAGCCTCACCCCCTCTCGCCCAGAGTAAGAGCCTCTGCAACCTCTTCACGGCTCCGGGCCAGGCCACGTTCCTGGCAGGCCCCAGCCAAGGACTTGCACAGCGTGAGGTCCCGGCTGGCTTCCAGAGGACTAGCAGGGCGGGTGCCAGGAGTGGGGAAGCCCAGTCGGACTGCAGTAGCCTCGGcctgagcatctgcagcagcagcagcggcggctcCTCGTCAGAGCTCTCCGAGCCCGAGGAGCTGGTGTGTGCCACTGGCTTTGCTTACCCAGCCGAGAGCAACGTGCCGTCCCCTGCTGCGCCTGGGCAGGAAGCTCCCCAAGCAGGGCCTGAGGGGGCGTCTGCCCCGTGCCGGGCTCCCAGCACCGCCGTGACCGAGTGCTGCCaggagctgccccttgcccaccGGACACTGTCAGACCCGCAAGCGGCCCAGCACCGCAAGCTGACCCTGGCTCAGCTGTACAGGATCAGGACCACCTTGCTCCTCAACTCCACGCTGACGGCCTC GGAGGTCTGA
- the PLEKHG5 gene encoding pleckstrin homology domain-containing family G member 5 isoform X3: MNSVLTKCGSPPRSWLNRRLGMNDRALTEDKVLCCQNPNCIDKRRALKVCHHAECQQLNHNNPLNLCEACDRKLHGTMHFDGHIRFDLPPQGSILARNVSTRSCPPRTSPASDVEEEDEGLVDGKGDKKSSALKLPKKKARRRHTDDPSKECFTLKFDLNVDIETEIVPAMKKKSLGEVLLPVFERKGIELAKVDIYLDQSNTPLSLSFEAYRFGGHYLRVKGSASTFLFTPAGERLDQSPFRRESMDVLAPGRKRKNMNEFLGDSSIPGQDPLQHFSCSLPSNGIDTWKNRAASRFSGFFGSGASTGPFGREMDKVEQLESKLHSYSIFGLPKLPPQLRFDQDSWEEEEDDTSLCLEDSWQEITEGPEALTRRQCHQQEAVWELLHTEATYIRKLKVITDLFLCCLLNLQESGLLCEVEAERLFSNIQEIIQLHRALWSGVMAPILEKARKTKALLDPVDFLKGFKMFGSLFKPYIQYCMEEEGCMEYMRTLLRDNELFRLYVTWAEKHKQCNRLKLSDMLVKPHQRLTKYPLLLKSVLKKTDDPCTRDAIITMINSVERFINHVNSRMRQRQEQQRLVAILSRIDSYEVVDSSTEEVDKLLKEFLRLDLTAPIPGTSPEDTRQLLLEGSLKMKEGKDSKMDVYCFLFTDLFLITKPVKKAERTKVIRQPLLVDKIICRELKDPGSFLLIYLNELRSAVGAYTFQASGQSLCRGWIEALYNAQNLLQRLRLQERQRSQRQHLQSLEEGEDGESGASAASSPTILRRSRNSLDSQQCPSDGSTETISVVVVDASEELSFPDLEVGPFSSQSDETSISTTASSITPTRELLDGGGELAETRPTPSSNCLTLDSSGCRSASIDSAYGTLSPTSIQEFAEAQQLEPGAEDGGPLHAQRAPSPKLRRRTPVQLLPCKVKALKSKSEASLLQLIPASPPLAQSKSLCNLFTAPGQATFLAGPSQGLAQREVPAGFQRTSRAGARSGEAQSDCSSLGLSICSSSSGGSSSELSEPEELVCATGFAYPAESNVPSPAAPGQEAPQAGPEGASAPCRAPSTAVTECCQELPLAHRTLSDPQAAQHRKLTLAQLYRIRTTLLLNSTLTASEV, from the exons GTATGTCACCACGCCGAGTGCCAGCAGCTGAACCACAACAATCCCTTGAACCTGTGTGAGGCCTGTGACCGCAAGTTACACGGCACCATGCACTTCGACGGGCACATCCGCTTCGACCTGCCCCCCCAAG GTTCCATTCTGGCCCGGAACGTATCCACGCGGTCATGCCCCCCACGCACCAGCCCTGCCTCCGACGTGGAGGAGGAGGACGAAGGGCTAGTGGATGGGAAAGG GGACAAGAAGAGCTCGGCGCTGAAGCTCCCCAAGAAGAAAGCCCGGCGCAGACACACGGAT gATCCCAGTAAAGAGTGTTTCACCCTGAAGTTCGATTTGAACGTGGACATAGAAACAGAGATCGTCCCGGCCATGAAGAAGAAATCCCTGGG GGAGGTGCTGCTGCCGGTGTTCGAGAGGAAAGGCATTGAGCTGGCGAAGGTGGATATTTATCTGGATCAGTCCAACACGCCTCTGTCGCTCAGCTTTGAGGCGTACCGCTTCGGGGGACACTACCTGAGAGTGAAAG GCTCCGCCTCCACCTTCCTCTTCACCCCCGCCGGGGAGAGACTGGACCAGTCGCCCTTCCGCCGGGAGAGCATGGACGTCCTG GCCCCGGGGCGGAAGCGGAAGAACATGAACGAGTTTCTGGGTGATTCCAGCATCCCGGGCCAGGACCCCCTGCAGCACTTCAGCTGCTCCTTGCCCAGCAACGGCATCGATACGTGGAAAAATAGAGCCGCCAGTCGCTTCAGTGGCTTCTTTGGCTCCGGCGCGAGCACCGGCCCCTTCGGACGG GAGATGGATAAGGTGGAGCAGCTGGAGAGCAAGCTGCACAGCTACAGCATCTTCGGCCTCCCGAagctccccccgcagctccgctttgaccaggactcctgggaggaagaggaggatgacaCCAGCCTGTGCCTGGAAGACAGCTGGCAGGAGATCACCGAGGGCCCGGAG GCCCTGACGCGCCGGCAGTGCCACCAGCAGGAGGCCGTCTGGGAGCTGCTGCACACAGAAGCCACCTACATCCGGAAGCTGAAAGTGATCACAGAC CTCTTCCTCTGCTGCCTGCTGAacctgcaggagtcagggctgctgTGTGAG GTGGAAGCCGAGCGTCTGTTCAGCAACATCCAGGAGATTATCCAGCTGCACCGGGCCCTGTGGAGCGGCGTCATGGCCCCCATCCTGGAGAAGGCCAGGAAGACCAAGGCGCTGCTGGACCCCGTGGACTTCCTAAAGGGATTCAAAATG TTTGGCTCCCTCTTCAAGCCCTACATCCAGTACTGCATGGAGGAGGAGGGCTGCATGGAGTACATGCGCACGCTGCTGCGGGACAACGAGCTCTTCCGGCTCTACGTGACG TGGGCAGAGAAGCACAAGCAGTGCAACCGCCTGAAGCTCAGCGACATGCTGGTGAAGCCGCACCAGCGCCTCACCAAGTACCCGCTGCTGCTCAAGTCGGTGCTGAAGAAAACGGACGACCCTTGCACCCGGGACGCCATCATCACCATG ATCAATTCCGTGGAGCGGTTTATCAACCACGTGAACTCGCGGATGCGCCAGCGGCAggagcagcagaggctggtggcCATCCTCAGCCGGATTGACTCCTACGAGGTGGTGGACAGCAGCACGGAGGAGGTGGATAAG CTCCTGAAGGAGTTCCTGCGCCTGGACCTGACGGCCCCCATCCCGGGCACCTCCCCTGAGGACACGCGGCAGCTCCTCCTGGAGGGGAGCTTGAAAATGAAGGAAGGTAAAGACAGCAAG ATGGACGTTTACTGCTTCCTCTTCACGGACCTGTTCCTCATCACCAAGCCGGTGAAGAAGGCTGAGCGCACCAAGGTCATCCGGCAGCCGCTGCTCGTGGACAAGATCATCTGCCGGGAGCTCAAGGACCCCG GCTCCTTCCTCCTGATCTATCTCAACGAGCTGCGCAGCGCCGTGGGAGCCTACACCTTCCAGGCCAGCGGGCAGTCCCTGTGCCGCGGCTGGATCGAGGCACTGTACAATGCACAG AACCTCCTGCAGCGGCTGCGTCTCCAGGAGCGGCAGCGTAGCCAGCGGCAGCatctgcagagcctggaggagggagaggacGGGGAGAGCGGGGCCTCGGCAGCCAGCTCACCCACCATCCTGCGCAGGAGCAGGAACAGCCTGGACTCCCAGCAAtg CCCCTCCGACGGTTCCACGGAGACCAtctcggtggtggtggtggatgcCAGCGAGGAGCTCTCCTTCCCGGACTTGGAAGTGGGGCCGTTCAGCTCACAGTCGGACGAGACCTCCATCAGCACCACTGCTTCGTCCATCACCCCAACCCGGGAGCTGCTGGACGGGGGCGGGGAGCTTGCAGAGAcacgccccacccccagctccaattGCCTGACGCTGGATTCCAGCGGCTGCAGGTCAGCGTCCATTGACAGCGCCTACggcaccctctcccccacctccatccaGGAGTTTGCTGAggcgcagcagctggagccaggggcggAGGATGGGGGACCCCTGCATGCGCAGCGCGCCCCCTCGCCCAAGCTGCGCCGCAGGACGCCCGTGCAGCTCCTGCCCTGCAAGGTGAAAGCGCTCAAGTCCAAGTCGGAGGCCAGCCTGCTGCAGCTGATCCCAGCCTCACCCCCTCTCGCCCAGAGTAAGAGCCTCTGCAACCTCTTCACGGCTCCGGGCCAGGCCACGTTCCTGGCAGGCCCCAGCCAAGGACTTGCACAGCGTGAGGTCCCGGCTGGCTTCCAGAGGACTAGCAGGGCGGGTGCCAGGAGTGGGGAAGCCCAGTCGGACTGCAGTAGCCTCGGcctgagcatctgcagcagcagcagcggcggctcCTCGTCAGAGCTCTCCGAGCCCGAGGAGCTGGTGTGTGCCACTGGCTTTGCTTACCCAGCCGAGAGCAACGTGCCGTCCCCTGCTGCGCCTGGGCAGGAAGCTCCCCAAGCAGGGCCTGAGGGGGCGTCTGCCCCGTGCCGGGCTCCCAGCACCGCCGTGACCGAGTGCTGCCaggagctgccccttgcccaccGGACACTGTCAGACCCGCAAGCGGCCCAGCACCGCAAGCTGACCCTGGCTCAGCTGTACAGGATCAGGACCACCTTGCTCCTCAACTCCACGCTGACGGCCTC GGAGGTCTGA
- the PLEKHG5 gene encoding pleckstrin homology domain-containing family G member 5 isoform X1 yields MFLYWKKRGTYELETLPTALRELEYGAVERFSWSSTLDITEDLGDDRALTEDKVLCCQNPNCIDKRRALKVCHHAECQQLNHNNPLNLCEACDRKLHGTMHFDGHIRFDLPPQGSILARNVSTRSCPPRTSPASDVEEEDEGLVDGKGDKKSSALKLPKKKARRRHTDDPSKECFTLKFDLNVDIETEIVPAMKKKSLGEVLLPVFERKGIELAKVDIYLDQSNTPLSLSFEAYRFGGHYLRVKAKPGDELKVEQAVKDFKSLSLPIIRSSGSASTFLFTPAGERLDQSPFRRESMDVLAPGRKRKNMNEFLGDSSIPGQDPLQHFSCSLPSNGIDTWKNRAASRFSGFFGSGASTGPFGREMDKVEQLESKLHSYSIFGLPKLPPQLRFDQDSWEEEEDDTSLCLEDSWQEITEGPEALTRRQCHQQEAVWELLHTEATYIRKLKVITDLFLCCLLNLQESGLLCEVEAERLFSNIQEIIQLHRALWSGVMAPILEKARKTKALLDPVDFLKGFKMFGSLFKPYIQYCMEEEGCMEYMRTLLRDNELFRLYVTWAEKHKQCNRLKLSDMLVKPHQRLTKYPLLLKSVLKKTDDPCTRDAIITMINSVERFINHVNSRMRQRQEQQRLVAILSRIDSYEVVDSSTEEVDKLLKEFLRLDLTAPIPGTSPEDTRQLLLEGSLKMKEGKDSKMDVYCFLFTDLFLITKPVKKAERTKVIRQPLLVDKIICRELKDPGSFLLIYLNELRSAVGAYTFQASGQSLCRGWIEALYNAQNLLQRLRLQERQRSQRQHLQSLEEGEDGESGASAASSPTILRRSRNSLDSQQCPSDGSTETISVVVVDASEELSFPDLEVGPFSSQSDETSISTTASSITPTRELLDGGGELAETRPTPSSNCLTLDSSGCRSASIDSAYGTLSPTSIQEFAEAQQLEPGAEDGGPLHAQRAPSPKLRRRTPVQLLPCKVKALKSKSEASLLQLIPASPPLAQSKSLCNLFTAPGQATFLAGPSQGLAQREVPAGFQRTSRAGARSGEAQSDCSSLGLSICSSSSGGSSSELSEPEELVCATGFAYPAESNVPSPAAPGQEAPQAGPEGASAPCRAPSTAVTECCQELPLAHRTLSDPQAAQHRKLTLAQLYRIRTTLLLNSTLTASEV; encoded by the exons GTATGTCACCACGCCGAGTGCCAGCAGCTGAACCACAACAATCCCTTGAACCTGTGTGAGGCCTGTGACCGCAAGTTACACGGCACCATGCACTTCGACGGGCACATCCGCTTCGACCTGCCCCCCCAAG GTTCCATTCTGGCCCGGAACGTATCCACGCGGTCATGCCCCCCACGCACCAGCCCTGCCTCCGACGTGGAGGAGGAGGACGAAGGGCTAGTGGATGGGAAAGG GGACAAGAAGAGCTCGGCGCTGAAGCTCCCCAAGAAGAAAGCCCGGCGCAGACACACGGAT gATCCCAGTAAAGAGTGTTTCACCCTGAAGTTCGATTTGAACGTGGACATAGAAACAGAGATCGTCCCGGCCATGAAGAAGAAATCCCTGGG GGAGGTGCTGCTGCCGGTGTTCGAGAGGAAAGGCATTGAGCTGGCGAAGGTGGATATTTATCTGGATCAGTCCAACACGCCTCTGTCGCTCAGCTTTGAGGCGTACCGCTTCGGGGGACACTACCTGAGAGTGAAAG CCAAACCCGGCGATGAGCTCAAGGTGGAGCAGGCCGTGAAAGACTTCAAATCGCTGAGTCTGCCCATCATCCGCTCCTCAGGCTCCGCCTCCACCTTCCTCTTCACCCCCGCCGGGGAGAGACTGGACCAGTCGCCCTTCCGCCGGGAGAGCATGGACGTCCTG GCCCCGGGGCGGAAGCGGAAGAACATGAACGAGTTTCTGGGTGATTCCAGCATCCCGGGCCAGGACCCCCTGCAGCACTTCAGCTGCTCCTTGCCCAGCAACGGCATCGATACGTGGAAAAATAGAGCCGCCAGTCGCTTCAGTGGCTTCTTTGGCTCCGGCGCGAGCACCGGCCCCTTCGGACGG GAGATGGATAAGGTGGAGCAGCTGGAGAGCAAGCTGCACAGCTACAGCATCTTCGGCCTCCCGAagctccccccgcagctccgctttgaccaggactcctgggaggaagaggaggatgacaCCAGCCTGTGCCTGGAAGACAGCTGGCAGGAGATCACCGAGGGCCCGGAG GCCCTGACGCGCCGGCAGTGCCACCAGCAGGAGGCCGTCTGGGAGCTGCTGCACACAGAAGCCACCTACATCCGGAAGCTGAAAGTGATCACAGAC CTCTTCCTCTGCTGCCTGCTGAacctgcaggagtcagggctgctgTGTGAG GTGGAAGCCGAGCGTCTGTTCAGCAACATCCAGGAGATTATCCAGCTGCACCGGGCCCTGTGGAGCGGCGTCATGGCCCCCATCCTGGAGAAGGCCAGGAAGACCAAGGCGCTGCTGGACCCCGTGGACTTCCTAAAGGGATTCAAAATG TTTGGCTCCCTCTTCAAGCCCTACATCCAGTACTGCATGGAGGAGGAGGGCTGCATGGAGTACATGCGCACGCTGCTGCGGGACAACGAGCTCTTCCGGCTCTACGTGACG TGGGCAGAGAAGCACAAGCAGTGCAACCGCCTGAAGCTCAGCGACATGCTGGTGAAGCCGCACCAGCGCCTCACCAAGTACCCGCTGCTGCTCAAGTCGGTGCTGAAGAAAACGGACGACCCTTGCACCCGGGACGCCATCATCACCATG ATCAATTCCGTGGAGCGGTTTATCAACCACGTGAACTCGCGGATGCGCCAGCGGCAggagcagcagaggctggtggcCATCCTCAGCCGGATTGACTCCTACGAGGTGGTGGACAGCAGCACGGAGGAGGTGGATAAG CTCCTGAAGGAGTTCCTGCGCCTGGACCTGACGGCCCCCATCCCGGGCACCTCCCCTGAGGACACGCGGCAGCTCCTCCTGGAGGGGAGCTTGAAAATGAAGGAAGGTAAAGACAGCAAG ATGGACGTTTACTGCTTCCTCTTCACGGACCTGTTCCTCATCACCAAGCCGGTGAAGAAGGCTGAGCGCACCAAGGTCATCCGGCAGCCGCTGCTCGTGGACAAGATCATCTGCCGGGAGCTCAAGGACCCCG GCTCCTTCCTCCTGATCTATCTCAACGAGCTGCGCAGCGCCGTGGGAGCCTACACCTTCCAGGCCAGCGGGCAGTCCCTGTGCCGCGGCTGGATCGAGGCACTGTACAATGCACAG AACCTCCTGCAGCGGCTGCGTCTCCAGGAGCGGCAGCGTAGCCAGCGGCAGCatctgcagagcctggaggagggagaggacGGGGAGAGCGGGGCCTCGGCAGCCAGCTCACCCACCATCCTGCGCAGGAGCAGGAACAGCCTGGACTCCCAGCAAtg CCCCTCCGACGGTTCCACGGAGACCAtctcggtggtggtggtggatgcCAGCGAGGAGCTCTCCTTCCCGGACTTGGAAGTGGGGCCGTTCAGCTCACAGTCGGACGAGACCTCCATCAGCACCACTGCTTCGTCCATCACCCCAACCCGGGAGCTGCTGGACGGGGGCGGGGAGCTTGCAGAGAcacgccccacccccagctccaattGCCTGACGCTGGATTCCAGCGGCTGCAGGTCAGCGTCCATTGACAGCGCCTACggcaccctctcccccacctccatccaGGAGTTTGCTGAggcgcagcagctggagccaggggcggAGGATGGGGGACCCCTGCATGCGCAGCGCGCCCCCTCGCCCAAGCTGCGCCGCAGGACGCCCGTGCAGCTCCTGCCCTGCAAGGTGAAAGCGCTCAAGTCCAAGTCGGAGGCCAGCCTGCTGCAGCTGATCCCAGCCTCACCCCCTCTCGCCCAGAGTAAGAGCCTCTGCAACCTCTTCACGGCTCCGGGCCAGGCCACGTTCCTGGCAGGCCCCAGCCAAGGACTTGCACAGCGTGAGGTCCCGGCTGGCTTCCAGAGGACTAGCAGGGCGGGTGCCAGGAGTGGGGAAGCCCAGTCGGACTGCAGTAGCCTCGGcctgagcatctgcagcagcagcagcggcggctcCTCGTCAGAGCTCTCCGAGCCCGAGGAGCTGGTGTGTGCCACTGGCTTTGCTTACCCAGCCGAGAGCAACGTGCCGTCCCCTGCTGCGCCTGGGCAGGAAGCTCCCCAAGCAGGGCCTGAGGGGGCGTCTGCCCCGTGCCGGGCTCCCAGCACCGCCGTGACCGAGTGCTGCCaggagctgccccttgcccaccGGACACTGTCAGACCCGCAAGCGGCCCAGCACCGCAAGCTGACCCTGGCTCAGCTGTACAGGATCAGGACCACCTTGCTCCTCAACTCCACGCTGACGGCCTC GGAGGTCTGA